A genomic segment from Halorubrum depositum encodes:
- a CDS encoding DUF2209 family protein, with protein sequence MSGRHEEAGEYLMVAAAVHARIDSTRIRSVEGVGFADAREGPTLDATLGLVATAVGNLPAPPDGPIVAEHGEFYEEPAERVGLSFRPEFKYVESVGERETVQAAHHAAYAARDLLL encoded by the coding sequence ATCAGCGGCCGCCACGAGGAGGCGGGCGAGTACCTGATGGTGGCGGCCGCGGTCCACGCCCGGATCGACTCGACCCGAATTCGGTCGGTGGAGGGAGTGGGCTTCGCCGACGCGCGCGAGGGCCCCACGCTCGACGCGACGCTCGGGCTCGTGGCGACCGCGGTCGGGAATCTGCCAGCGCCGCCGGACGGACCGATCGTCGCGGAGCACGGCGAGTTCTACGAGGAGCCCGCGGAGCGGGTCGGGCTGAGCTTCCGACCCGAGTTTAAATACGTCGAGAGCGTAGGGGAGCGCGAAACAGTGCAGGCAGCACACCACGCCGCGTACGCGGCCCGAGACCTCCTCTTATGA
- a CDS encoding DUF2061 domain-containing protein, translating to MGTFVSRSALHARKRAVAKTLCYRAVMVTITVIVAWAIVGDVSDAVNIGLVTNVVKTATYYAYERLWDHIAWGVADGA from the coding sequence ATGGGCACGTTCGTCTCTCGGTCCGCGCTCCACGCCCGGAAGCGCGCTGTCGCCAAGACGCTCTGTTACCGCGCGGTCATGGTCACGATCACCGTGATCGTGGCGTGGGCGATCGTCGGCGACGTCAGCGACGCCGTGAACATCGGGCTGGTGACCAACGTCGTCAAGACCGCGACCTACTACGCCTACGAGCGCCTGTGGGACCACATCGCGTGGGGCGTCGCCGACGGGGCCTGA
- the acs gene encoding acetate--CoA ligase, which produces MDDAGVDGRQRDRSVAADDDIEPPTGFRDRAVASDAGVYDAFAAEGPDAWRRAADLLDWDRPYETVLDDGDPPFYEWFPDGRLNAAANCVDRHLDERRNQLAIRWFGKRGERRSYTYLDLHREVNALAAGLRELGVEEDDVVTLYLPMVPELPIAMLACARIGAPHNVVFAGLSAEALATRLDAADSSYLITCDGYYRREDAFNQKSKADNARLRADGDLAATVVVDRLGDALDVSLGADEHAYESLVDAHDGEMVEPVARDATDLLFVMYTSGTTGRPKGVEHATGGYLAHVAWTTRNVLDVRPSDTYWCAADIGWITGHSYGVYGPLSVGTTTVLYEGSPDYPDRDRVWDLIERNAVSVFYTSPTAIRSFMKWGAEYPEGHDLSSIRLLGTVGESITPKAWHWYREHVGGGEAPVVDTWWQTETGAIALATLPGITPMKPGKVGPPLPGIDARVVDEDGEPVDPGEPGYLTVASPWPGMLRGLREGDERYRREYWVETEDGWRYRTGDGATVDEDGYVTILGRVDDVINVRAQRFNTAELESAIVGVEGVTEAAVVGDGDGDVVAYVTTRSDVEPDESLTTAIGEELAREVGDLARADRIVFTPELPKTRSGKIMRRLLEDIARGEEFGDVSALRNPEVVGEIESSVRKE; this is translated from the coding sequence ATGGACGACGCCGGAGTCGACGGCCGACAACGGGACCGGTCCGTTGCCGCCGACGACGACATCGAGCCGCCGACCGGGTTCCGCGATCGGGCCGTCGCGAGCGACGCGGGGGTGTACGACGCGTTCGCGGCCGAGGGGCCCGACGCCTGGCGGCGGGCCGCGGACCTCCTCGACTGGGATCGGCCGTACGAGACGGTGCTCGACGACGGCGATCCGCCGTTTTACGAGTGGTTCCCGGACGGGCGGCTCAACGCCGCCGCCAACTGCGTCGACCGCCACCTCGACGAGCGGCGCAACCAGCTCGCGATCCGGTGGTTCGGCAAGCGAGGCGAGCGGCGGTCGTACACCTACCTCGACCTCCACCGCGAGGTGAACGCGCTCGCGGCCGGCCTGCGGGAGCTCGGCGTCGAGGAGGACGACGTCGTCACCCTCTACCTCCCGATGGTCCCGGAGCTGCCGATCGCGATGTTGGCGTGCGCCCGGATCGGCGCGCCCCACAACGTCGTCTTCGCGGGGCTCTCGGCGGAGGCGCTGGCCACCCGCCTCGACGCGGCCGACTCCTCGTACCTGATCACCTGCGACGGCTACTACCGGCGGGAGGACGCGTTCAACCAGAAGTCGAAGGCGGACAACGCCCGGCTCCGGGCCGACGGCGACCTCGCGGCGACGGTCGTCGTCGACCGGCTCGGCGACGCGCTTGACGTGTCGCTCGGCGCAGACGAGCACGCGTACGAGTCGCTCGTGGACGCGCACGACGGTGAGATGGTCGAACCGGTCGCGCGCGACGCCACCGACCTGCTGTTCGTGATGTACACCTCCGGGACGACCGGTCGCCCGAAGGGCGTCGAACACGCGACCGGCGGGTACCTCGCGCACGTCGCCTGGACCACCCGGAACGTGCTCGACGTCCGCCCGTCGGACACCTACTGGTGCGCGGCCGACATCGGCTGGATCACGGGCCACTCGTACGGCGTGTACGGCCCCCTCTCGGTCGGGACCACGACCGTCCTCTACGAGGGGTCGCCCGACTACCCGGACCGCGACCGCGTCTGGGACCTGATCGAGCGCAACGCGGTCAGCGTCTTCTACACCTCGCCCACCGCGATCCGGTCGTTCATGAAGTGGGGCGCGGAGTACCCCGAGGGGCACGACCTCTCGTCGATCCGCCTGCTGGGCACCGTCGGCGAGTCGATCACGCCGAAGGCGTGGCACTGGTACCGCGAGCACGTCGGCGGCGGCGAGGCGCCGGTCGTCGACACCTGGTGGCAGACGGAGACGGGCGCCATCGCGCTCGCGACGCTGCCCGGGATCACGCCCATGAAGCCCGGGAAAGTCGGGCCGCCCCTGCCCGGGATCGACGCGCGCGTCGTCGACGAGGACGGCGAGCCGGTGGACCCGGGCGAGCCGGGGTACCTCACGGTCGCCTCGCCGTGGCCCGGCATGCTCCGCGGGCTCCGCGAGGGCGACGAGCGCTACCGCCGGGAGTACTGGGTCGAGACCGAGGACGGCTGGCGGTACCGCACCGGCGACGGCGCGACGGTCGACGAGGACGGCTACGTAACCATTCTCGGTCGAGTCGACGACGTGATCAACGTGCGGGCGCAGCGGTTCAACACCGCGGAGCTGGAGTCGGCGATCGTCGGCGTCGAGGGGGTCACCGAGGCCGCGGTCGTCGGCGACGGCGACGGCGACGTCGTCGCCTACGTGACCACCCGGAGCGACGTCGAGCCCGACGAGTCGCTCACGACGGCGATCGGCGAGGAGCTGGCCCGCGAGGTTGGCGATCTCGCCCGGGCGGACCGGATCGTGTTCACCCCGGAGCTCCCGAAGACGCGCTCGGGGAAGATCATGCGCCGCCTGCTGGAAGACATCGCGCGCGGCGAGGAGTTCGGCGACGTCAGCGCGCTCCGGAACCCGGAGGTCGTCGGCGAGATCGAGTCTTCCGTCCGAAAGGAGTAA
- the acs gene encoding acetate--CoA ligase, giving the protein MTEGDGQLEARLEEQEVFEPPESFAAQANVSDPEIYEKFEENWPQCWQAAADLLDWESDYDQVLDDSDPPFYEWFTGGELNASANCLDRHLDERGDEAAIEWVGEPVDEDDRTYTYAELHREVNEFAAALRAQGVEEDDVVTMYMPMIPELPIAMLACARIGAPHSVVFAGFSADALATRMNSAESEYLVTCDGYYRRGDPLDHLDKANEGLSGVDHDTTTVVVDRLGPNGDDFGHELGDDQLDYGDLVAEHEGAEVEPVTRDAEDMLFLMYTSGTTGKPKGVKHTTGGYLSWVSWTSQSVLDIKPDDTYFCSADIGWITGHSYIVYGPLALGTTTMMYEGTPDHPEQDRLWEIVEEYEATQLYTAPTAIRAFMKWGAEYPDRHDLSSLRLLGTVGEPINPRAWKWYYQHIGDEECPIVDTWWQTETGGMMITTLPGTKDMKPGAAGPPLPGLDIQILDTLGDEVEPGKAGYLTVQKPWPGMLRTLYKNDERYIEEYWAEYSDTDSDDPEDWVYFPEDGAKIDEDGYITVLGRVDDVLNVSGHRLGTMEIESAIVGVEGVAEAAVVGGDHEIKGEAVYAYVTTEDGYEGTDELRDAIVAGVEDAIGPIARPEQVVFTPDLPKTRSGKIMRRLLENIADGKELGNTSTLRNPEIVEEIQQKAKRE; this is encoded by the coding sequence ATGACAGAGGGTGACGGTCAACTGGAAGCGAGACTGGAAGAGCAGGAGGTGTTCGAGCCGCCCGAGTCGTTCGCGGCGCAGGCGAACGTCTCCGACCCCGAGATCTACGAGAAGTTCGAGGAGAACTGGCCGCAGTGCTGGCAGGCCGCGGCCGACCTCCTCGACTGGGAGTCCGACTACGACCAGGTGCTGGACGACAGCGACCCGCCCTTCTACGAGTGGTTCACCGGCGGCGAACTGAACGCGTCGGCGAACTGCCTCGACCGACACCTCGACGAGCGCGGCGACGAGGCCGCGATCGAGTGGGTCGGCGAGCCGGTCGACGAGGACGACCGCACGTACACGTACGCCGAGCTCCACCGCGAGGTGAACGAGTTCGCGGCCGCGCTCCGCGCCCAGGGCGTCGAGGAGGACGACGTCGTGACGATGTACATGCCGATGATCCCGGAGCTGCCGATCGCGATGCTGGCGTGCGCCCGGATCGGCGCGCCCCACAGCGTCGTCTTCGCCGGGTTCTCGGCGGACGCGCTCGCGACGCGGATGAACTCCGCGGAGTCGGAGTACCTCGTCACCTGCGACGGCTACTACCGGCGCGGCGACCCCCTCGACCACCTCGACAAGGCGAACGAGGGGCTCTCCGGGGTCGACCACGACACGACCACGGTCGTCGTCGACCGACTCGGACCGAACGGCGACGACTTCGGCCACGAGCTCGGCGACGACCAGCTCGACTACGGCGACCTCGTCGCGGAGCACGAGGGCGCGGAGGTCGAGCCGGTCACCCGCGACGCCGAGGACATGCTGTTCTTAATGTACACCTCGGGGACGACGGGGAAGCCGAAGGGGGTGAAACACACGACCGGCGGCTACCTCTCGTGGGTGTCGTGGACCTCGCAGTCCGTCCTCGACATCAAGCCGGATGACACGTACTTCTGTTCGGCCGACATCGGGTGGATCACGGGTCACTCCTACATCGTCTACGGGCCGCTCGCGCTCGGGACGACGACGATGATGTACGAGGGGACGCCGGATCACCCCGAACAGGACCGCCTGTGGGAGATCGTCGAGGAGTACGAGGCGACCCAGCTGTACACGGCGCCCACGGCGATCCGCGCGTTCATGAAGTGGGGCGCGGAGTACCCCGACCGCCACGACCTCTCCAGCCTGCGGCTGCTCGGCACGGTCGGCGAGCCGATCAACCCGCGGGCGTGGAAGTGGTACTACCAGCACATCGGCGACGAGGAGTGCCCCATCGTCGACACGTGGTGGCAGACCGAGACCGGCGGGATGATGATCACGACGCTGCCCGGGACCAAGGACATGAAGCCGGGCGCCGCGGGGCCGCCGCTCCCGGGGCTCGACATCCAGATCCTCGACACGCTCGGCGACGAGGTCGAGCCCGGAAAGGCCGGCTACCTCACGGTCCAGAAGCCGTGGCCCGGCATGCTTCGGACCCTGTACAAAAACGACGAGCGCTACATCGAGGAGTACTGGGCCGAGTACTCGGACACCGACAGCGACGACCCCGAGGACTGGGTCTACTTCCCGGAGGACGGCGCGAAGATCGACGAGGACGGCTACATCACCGTTCTCGGTCGCGTCGACGACGTGCTCAACGTCTCCGGCCACCGGCTGGGGACGATGGAGATCGAGTCCGCGATCGTCGGCGTCGAGGGGGTCGCGGAGGCCGCCGTCGTCGGCGGCGACCACGAGATCAAGGGCGAGGCCGTCTACGCGTACGTGACGACCGAGGACGGGTACGAGGGCACCGACGAGCTCCGCGACGCGATCGTCGCCGGCGTCGAGGACGCCATCGGTCCGATCGCCCGGCCGGAGCAGGTCGTGTTCACCCCCGACCTGCCGAAGACGCGCTCGGGGAAGATCATGCGGCGCCTGTTGGAGAACATCGCCGACGGCA
- the hflX gene encoding GTPase HflX: MTGSVEGADADGSAGRDAESVPRERRAVVAKRVDSGDADLTEIRQLAAAAGYEVVGELTQTRTEDAAFMFGEGKVAELRDLVRRTDAGAVIVDNDVGPYQTFNIGGELPEGVEVIDRFTLILEIFGQRANTRKAQLQVELAELRYELPRAEAKASLAKRDERPGFMGLGEYDESVERDIKRQISEIQDELESIAEKEEARREQRRDSGFDLVALAGYTNAGKSTLMRRLAAEIDVDENADRHPDLDTTAESQDMLFTTLGTTTRRAEMEKRDVLLTDTVGFIADLPHWLVESFESTLDSVYRADLVLLVVDASEPVEEMREKLVTSHDTLYERNEAPVVTVFNKVDRLAPGELADKRGALSGVAPDPVAVSAKTGAGVAELRDRVEDELPDWERERLVLPVSDAAMSLVSWIHDHGHVDEESYASDQVTVDFEAKPSVVARARSKAAALAPAEST, from the coding sequence ATGACCGGGAGCGTCGAGGGCGCGGACGCCGACGGCAGCGCCGGGAGAGACGCCGAGTCGGTCCCCCGTGAGCGGCGGGCGGTCGTCGCCAAGCGGGTCGACTCAGGCGACGCCGACCTGACCGAGATCCGCCAGCTCGCCGCGGCCGCGGGGTACGAGGTCGTCGGGGAGCTCACGCAGACCCGCACCGAGGACGCCGCCTTCATGTTCGGCGAGGGGAAGGTCGCGGAGCTGCGCGACCTGGTCCGCCGGACCGACGCCGGGGCGGTCATCGTCGACAACGACGTCGGTCCGTACCAGACGTTCAACATCGGCGGGGAGCTCCCCGAGGGCGTCGAGGTGATCGACCGGTTCACGCTCATCCTCGAGATCTTCGGCCAGCGGGCGAACACCCGGAAGGCGCAGCTCCAGGTCGAGCTCGCGGAGCTCCGGTACGAGCTCCCCCGCGCCGAGGCGAAGGCGAGCCTCGCGAAGCGCGACGAGCGCCCCGGCTTCATGGGGCTCGGCGAGTACGACGAGAGCGTCGAGCGCGACATCAAACGCCAGATCTCCGAGATTCAAGACGAGCTGGAGTCGATCGCGGAGAAGGAGGAGGCCCGGCGCGAGCAGCGCCGCGACTCCGGCTTCGATCTCGTGGCGCTCGCGGGGTACACGAACGCCGGCAAGTCGACGCTGATGCGCCGGCTCGCGGCCGAGATCGACGTCGACGAGAACGCCGACCGCCACCCCGACCTCGACACCACCGCGGAGTCACAGGACATGCTGTTCACCACGCTCGGCACGACGACCCGCCGGGCCGAGATGGAGAAGCGCGACGTGCTCCTCACGGACACGGTCGGGTTCATCGCGGACCTCCCGCACTGGCTCGTGGAGTCGTTCGAGTCGACGCTCGACTCCGTCTACCGCGCCGACCTCGTCCTGCTCGTCGTCGACGCGAGCGAGCCGGTCGAGGAGATGCGCGAGAAGCTCGTCACGAGCCACGACACCCTCTACGAGCGCAACGAGGCGCCCGTGGTCACCGTGTTCAACAAGGTCGATCGGCTCGCCCCCGGCGAGCTGGCCGACAAGCGCGGCGCGCTCTCCGGCGTCGCGCCCGACCCGGTCGCCGTCTCGGCGAAGACGGGCGCGGGCGTCGCGGAGCTCCGCGACCGCGTCGAAGACGAGCTCCCCGACTGGGAGCGCGAGCGGCTCGTCCTCCCCGTCTCCGACGCGGCGATGAGCCTCGTCTCGTGGATCCACGACCACGGCCACGTCGACGAGGAGTCGTACGCGAGCGACCAGGTGACCGTCGACTTCGAGGCCAAGCCCTCGGTCGTAGCGCGCGCGCGGTCGAAGGCGGCCGCGCTCGCGCCGGCGGAGTCGACGTAG
- a CDS encoding bacterio-opsin activator domain-containing protein, protein MVDGLDGEAYDALLTAAETYRAAVVVRLAGEAGLRTGEITRVAPRHLRDPGVGSGASLLAVPDDGAEARGKGEEEPSSGDAAVEPIDRETVVPASLASELRRYAESEGLGDAEPFVGVSPRRVQMIVSETAERAAARTDGAVPADVTPRDLRDAFARRHLVDRGVDPHAVREAGGWETLGTLDEFLGPLDGREVAEAFAVAGAAADAEGADTEGDAGGREPSALGGFEALADGEGEKSPLATVPERLVDSGRWTEAWVVRGSVDGGRTEVVGAAGVDREVLVDRGVTREGPWLDAVEDGEPVPTGGEPTADGRPGIAVPASYRGVTHGALCVVAGDGTPVSETERRELVALGRCLGWAVTAGRWRDLLHSDAVTEVEFHVADGGAFLARASAALGCAIDLDSTVGVTDDASRLYLSVAGARPQDVADVVDGADGVTDLRVTETREDGCSASVRVEGGSAVRTLTEHGATVREATAEDGRVRVVADLPGGADVRPVADGLRTEFDDARLASKESAVRASRSESAFREDVADRFTDRQWAALSAAYHGGYFDWPRESTAEEVADAMDVSSPTFHNHLRKAQRALLDGLFEEEHRERR, encoded by the coding sequence ATGGTCGACGGGCTCGACGGCGAGGCGTACGACGCGCTCCTGACCGCCGCGGAGACGTACCGCGCCGCGGTCGTGGTTCGGCTCGCCGGTGAGGCCGGGCTCCGGACCGGCGAGATCACGCGCGTCGCGCCGCGGCACCTCCGGGATCCGGGCGTCGGTTCCGGCGCGTCCCTCCTCGCCGTCCCCGACGACGGCGCGGAAGCGCGGGGTAAGGGCGAGGAGGAACCGTCGAGCGGCGACGCCGCGGTGGAACCGATCGACCGCGAGACCGTCGTCCCAGCCTCGCTGGCGTCCGAGCTCCGGCGGTACGCCGAGAGTGAGGGGCTCGGCGACGCGGAGCCGTTCGTCGGCGTCTCCCCCCGTCGCGTCCAGATGATCGTGAGCGAGACCGCCGAGCGGGCGGCGGCGCGGACCGACGGCGCGGTGCCCGCCGACGTCACGCCTCGCGACCTCCGGGACGCGTTCGCGCGCCGGCACCTCGTCGACCGGGGCGTCGACCCCCACGCCGTGCGGGAGGCCGGCGGCTGGGAGACGCTGGGGACGCTCGACGAGTTCCTCGGCCCGCTCGACGGGCGCGAGGTGGCCGAGGCGTTCGCGGTCGCCGGAGCCGCCGCGGACGCCGAGGGCGCCGACACCGAGGGCGACGCCGGCGGACGAGAACCGTCCGCGCTCGGCGGCTTCGAGGCCCTCGCCGACGGTGAGGGGGAGAAGTCTCCCCTCGCGACCGTTCCGGAGCGGCTGGTCGACTCCGGACGGTGGACCGAGGCGTGGGTGGTCCGCGGGTCGGTCGACGGCGGCCGGACGGAGGTCGTGGGCGCCGCGGGCGTCGACCGGGAGGTCCTCGTCGACCGCGGCGTCACGCGGGAGGGGCCGTGGCTTGACGCGGTCGAGGACGGCGAGCCCGTGCCGACCGGCGGCGAACCGACCGCCGACGGGCGCCCCGGGATTGCCGTCCCCGCGAGCTACCGGGGCGTGACGCACGGAGCGCTCTGCGTCGTCGCCGGGGACGGGACGCCGGTCTCGGAGACCGAACGGCGGGAGCTGGTGGCGCTCGGGCGCTGTCTCGGGTGGGCGGTGACGGCCGGTCGGTGGCGCGACCTCCTCCACTCGGACGCGGTCACGGAGGTGGAGTTCCACGTCGCCGACGGCGGGGCGTTCCTCGCCCGCGCGAGCGCCGCCCTCGGCTGTGCGATCGATCTCGACTCCACCGTCGGCGTCACCGACGACGCCTCTCGGCTGTACCTCTCCGTCGCGGGCGCGAGGCCCCAAGACGTCGCCGACGTCGTCGACGGCGCAGACGGCGTCACGGACCTCCGGGTGACCGAGACGCGGGAGGACGGCTGCTCGGCCTCGGTGCGCGTCGAGGGGGGGTCGGCCGTTCGGACGCTCACCGAGCACGGCGCGACGGTCCGCGAGGCGACCGCGGAGGACGGGCGCGTGCGCGTCGTCGCCGACCTCCCCGGGGGCGCAGACGTCAGGCCGGTGGCCGACGGGCTCCGCACCGAATTCGACGACGCCCGGCTCGCGAGCAAGGAGTCCGCGGTCCGCGCGTCGCGCTCGGAGTCGGCGTTCCGCGAGGACGTCGCCGACCGATTCACCGATCGGCAGTGGGCCGCGCTGTCGGCCGCGTACCACGGCGGCTACTTCGACTGGCCGCGGGAGAGCACCGCCGAGGAGGTCGCCGACGCGATGGACGTCTCCTCGCCGACGTTCCACAACCACCTGCGGAAGGCCCAGCGCGCGCTTCTCGACGGCCTCTTCGAGGAGGAGCACCGAGAGCGCCGTTGA